One part of the Loxodonta africana isolate mLoxAfr1 chromosome 13, mLoxAfr1.hap2, whole genome shotgun sequence genome encodes these proteins:
- the NPY2R gene encoding neuropeptide Y receptor type 2, with translation MGPVGAEAEENQTVEEVKVEQYGPGQSTPKDELARDPEPELIDSTKLIEVQIVLILAYCSIILLGVIGNSLVIHVVIKFKSMRTVTNFFIANLAVADLLVNTLCLPFTLTYTLMGEWKMGPVLCHLVPYAQGLAVQVSTITLTVIALDRHRCIVYHLESKISKHISFLIIGLAWGSSALLASPLAIFREYSLIEIIPDFEIVVCTEKWPGEEKSIYGTVYSLSSLLILYVLPLSIISFSYIRIWSKLKNHVSPGAANDHYHQRRKKTTKMLVCVVVVFAVSWLPLHAFQLAVDIDSQVLDLKEYKLIFTVFHIIAMCSTFANPLLYGWMNSNYRKAFLSAFHCEQRLDSIHSEVSVTFKAKKKLEVQNNNGADNSFTEATNV, from the coding sequence ATGGGCCCAGTAGGCGCAGAGGCTGAGGAGAACCAGACAGTGGAGGAAGTGAAGGTGGAACAGTATGGGCCAGGGCAAAGCACTCCTAAAGATGAGCTGGCCcgagaccctgagccagagctTATAGACAGCACCAAGCTGATTGAGGTGCAGATTGTCCTCATATTGGCCTATTGCTCCATCATCTTGCTTGGGGTGATTGGCAACTCCTTGGTGATCCACGTGGTGATCAAATTCAAAAGCATGCGCACAGTCACCAACTTTTTCATTGCCAATCTGGCTGTGGCTGACCTTCTGGTGAACACCTTGTGCCTGCCCTTCACTCTCACCTATACCCTAATGGGGGAGTGGAAAATGGGTCCTGTCCTATGCCACCTGGTGCCCTATGCCCAGGGCCTGGCAGTACAGGTATCCACAATCACTTTGACAGTGATTGCCCTGGATCGGCATCGATGCATTGTCTACCACCTGGAGAGCAAGATCTCCAAGCACATCAGCTTCCTGATCATTGGCTTGGCCTGGGGCAGCAGTGCTCTACTGGCAAGCCCCCTGGCCATCTTCCGGGAGTACTCACTGATTGAGATTATTCCAGACTTTGAGATTGTGGTCTGTACTGAAAAGTGGCCTGGTGAGGAGAAGAGCATCTATGGCACTGTTTACAGCCTTTCCTCCTTGTTAATCCTCTATGTGTTGCCTCTGAGCATCATATCTTTTTCTTACATTCGTATCTGGAGTAAACTTAAGAACCATGTCAGTCCTGGAGCTGCAAATGACCACTACCATCAGCGAAGGAAGAAAACCACCAAAATGCTGGTGTGCGTGGTGGTGGTGTTTGCAGTCAGCTGGTTGCCCCTTCATGCCTTCCAACTTGCTGTTGACATTGACAGCCAGGTTTTGGACCTGAAGGAGTACAAGCTCATCTTCACAGTGTTCCACATCATTGCCATGTGCTCTACCTTTGCCAACCCCCTGCTCTATGGCTGGATGAACAGCAACTACAGAAAGGCCTTCCTCTCTGCCTTCCACTGTGAGCAGAGGTTGGATTCCATTCACTCTGAGGTGTCTGTGACATTCAAGGCTAAAAAGAAGTTGGAAGTCCAAAATAATAATGGCGCTGATAACTCTTTCACAGAGGCTACCAACGTCTAA